From the Lathyrus oleraceus cultivar Zhongwan6 chromosome 4, CAAS_Psat_ZW6_1.0, whole genome shotgun sequence genome, one window contains:
- the LOC127075176 gene encoding disease resistance protein RPV1 isoform X2, which translates to MSLSSSSPAGKEFRLRWDVFLSFRGGDTRECFTKKLYESLHSEGVRVFMDDEGLDRGDRIDTTLLQAIDDSAASIVIISTNYADSHWCLDELVRIFESKRLVIPVFYEVDPSHVRKQSTPFEKGFTDLENRFDNLKVSKWRDAMKQLGGLAGFVFTNSYEGGHEKLIRLLVKRVLKELSNTPMLVADFLVGLNKRVDNVMDLLQLQSNTVKVLGLYGMGGVGKTTLAKTLFNSLVGCFERRCFVPNVRHSSSKEDGLLSLQSNIIKDLSSQKGTRSFMGDVNAGISTIKRIVHENRVLLVLDDVDNVNQLDTLIGKREWFYKGSCIIITTRDTTALPEKHVNLLYEVRELNDEEALQLFSYHALKKKDPPPAFLDLSEKIVSLTGRMPLALEVFGCFLCERRRVEEWEDAIEKLRTIRPGNLHDVLKISYDGLDEQEKCIFLDIACFFLQTEMKRGDVIDILRGCGFRGEIAMTILVQKCLIKIRHDNTLWMHDQIRDMGRQIVMDENHVDPGMRTRLWDRAEIMSVLKSNKGTRCIQGIVLDFKKRSIIVAEKFNEVILDTKSFEPMVTLRLLQINNLSLEGKFLPDELKWLQWQGCPLECIPLDTLPRELTVLDLSNAEKIKSLRGLESHNKVPENLMVIKLSDCYRLAAIPDLSRCLRLEKIMLDSCISLKRIHESVGSLTTLRNLNLRRCENITELPSDVSGLKHLESLILSNCTKLKVLPESIGMLKSLKTLEADDTAIVKLPESIFRLTKLERLVLDSCSYLRRLPNCIGKLCSLQELSLNKLGLQELPETVGSLKNLEKLSLISCASLTQLPDSVGNLISLTELLAYNSGIKELPSTIGSLSYLRTLSVGNSKHLCKLPDSIKTLASIIELELDRTPIRYLPDQIGDMKQLRKLDIGNCNNLESLPESIGLLGSLTTLNIFNGNIKELPASIGSLENLVTLTLNKCRMLKQLPASIGNLKSLCHLKMEETAMSDLPESFDTLSSLRSLRMAKKPNLVPISLENTGSFVIPPSFCKLTLLYEFDARAWGLSGKIPDEFEKLSLIETLKLGHNNFHSLPSSLKGLSFLKKLELQNCTELTSLPSLPSSLIELNADNCYALETIHDISNLESLEELKLTNCGKVVDIPGLECLKSLRRLFLSGCSACSSKARKSLSKVALRNLQNLGMPGTKLPEWFSGETVSFSKRKNLELTSVVVGVIFSINHNNKNIQTPGVVDVQANVVKSGKQIFSAGLNIWGVPRTDEPHIHLQRFHDYHPLVAFLKDADTVSVTKRSPPFDERLELIKCGIHLIFEGDDDYEGDEESLDKGLQSISERMAKFFNTCDEGIVATESEDELQHEKEEPRTRLLGVKGNSIVLFLFNLFFVLLGWFWLRCMSSDQEEHLT; encoded by the exons ATGTCGTTGTCGTCTTCTTCGCCGGCTGGAAAAGAATTCAGGCTTCGTTGGGACGTGTTTTTGAGTTTCAGAGGTGGAGATACACGCGAATGCTTCACCAAAAAACTATATGAATCTCTCCACAGTGAAGGAGTTCGTGTTTTCATGGACGACGAGGGTTTGGACCGTGGGGATCGCATAGATACCACACTTCTTCAAGCCATTGATGACTCTGCTGCCTCCATTGTTATTATCTCTACTAATTACGCTGACTCTCATTGGTGTCTTGATGAACTTGTCAGGATTTTTGAATCTAAGAGGCTTGTTATTCCCGTTTTCTACGAAGTTGATCCTTCTCATGTTCGTAAACAGTCCACTCCTTTTGAAAAAGGTTTTACTGATCTTGAAAACAGGTTTGATAATCTTAAGGTTTCCAAGTGGAGAGATGCTATGAAACAACTTGGTGGACTTGCTGGCTTTGTTTTCACAAACAG TTACGAAGGCGGGCATGAGAAACTGATACGCCTTTTGGTGAAAAGGGTTTTGAAGGAGTTGAGTAATACTCCAATGCTTGTCGCTGACTTTCTAGTTGGACTCAATAAACGTGTTGACAACGTGATGGATCTGTTACAACTTCAATCCAACACTGTCAAGGTTTTAGGGTTGTATGGGATGGGTGGTGTTGGTAAGACAACACTCGCCAAGACACTTTTCAATAGTCTCGTTGGTTGTTTTGAGCGTAGATGCTTCGTTCCAAATGTGAGACACTCCTCGTCTAAAGAGGATGGTTTGCTTTCTCTTCAAAGCAATATCATTAAAGATCTTTCTTCTCAAAAAGGGACTCGGAGTTTTATGGGTGATGTCAATGCTGGTATTTCTACTATCAAAAGAATAGTTCATGAGAATCGGGTTCTGCTAGTGTTGGATGATGTTGATAATGTAAACCAGCTTGATACTTTGATTGGTAAAAGGGAATGGTTTTACAAAGGAAGCTGTATCATAATTACAACAAGGGACACAACTGCTTTGCCTGAAAAACATGTCAATCTGTTGTATGAAGTCAGAGAATTGAATGATGAAGAAGCTCTACAGTTATTCAGTTACCATGCTTTGAAGAAAAAGGACCCTCCGCCAGCTTTTCTGGATCTTTCAGAGAAAATCGTGTCTCTTACCGGAAGAATGCCATTGGCTTTGGAAGTGTTCGGTTGCTTTCTGTGCGAGAGAAGGAGGGTGGAGGAATGGGAGGATGCTATCGAGAAGCTGAGAACGATTCGGCCCGGGAATCTTCACGATGTGTTGAAGATAAGTTATGATGGGTTGGATGAACAAGAGAAGTGTATATTCCTTGATATTGCCTGTTTCTTTCTTCAAACGGAAATGAAGCGCGGTGATGTGATTGATATATTGAGAGGCTGTGGTTTTAGAGGAGAGATAGCTATGACGATACTTGTACAGAAATGCTTAATCAAAATAAGACATGACAACACCTTGTGGATGCATGATCAAATTAGAGATATGGGAAGGCAGATTGTTATGGATGAAAACCATGTTGATCCCGGGATGCGTACTAGATTGTGGGATCGTGCGGAAATCATGTCCGTTTTGAAGAGTAACAAG GGAACAAGATGCATACAAGGAATTGTACTAGACTTCAAGAAACGATCAATAATTGTAGCAGAGAAATTTAACGAGGTTATACTTGATACAAAATCCTTTGAACCAATGGTTACCTTAAGATTGCTTCAGATCAATAATCTGAGTTTGGAAGGAAAGTTTCTTCCAGATGAACTGAAATGGCTACAATGGCAAGGATGTCCTTTGGAATGCATTCCTTTGGACACATTACCACGTGAGCTGACTGTCCTTGATCTCTCAAATGCCGAGAAAATTAAAAGCTTGAGGGGATTGGAAAGTCACAACAAG GTACCAGAGAACCTAATGGTCATTAAACTCTCCGACTGCTACCGACTTGCTGCTATCCCTGATTTATCTAGGTGTCTCAGGCTGGAGAAAATAATGTTGGATAGCTGCATTAGTCTAAAAAGGATTCATGAATCAGTTGGCAGTTTGACTACCTTGCGTAATTTGAACTTGAGGCGTTGTGAAAACATCACTGAGCTTCCCAGTGATGTATCTGGGCTGAAACATCTGGAGAGCCTTATTCTTTCTAATTGCACCAAGTTAAAAGTATTACCAGAAAGCATAGGCATGCTTAAATCACTGAAAACACTTGAGGCTGATGACACTGCTATAGTAAAGTTGCCCGAGTCCATTTTTCGCTTGACCAAACTCGAACGACTTGTTTTAGACAGTTGCTCATATTTGAGAAGACTGCCAAACTGCATTGGAAAACTATGTTCTTTGCAAGAATTATCTCTTAATAAATTAGGTTTACAAGAATTACCCGAAACTGTAGGATCCTTGAAAAATCTCGAGAAGTTAAGTTTGATTTCGTGTGCATCTCTCACTCAATTGCCAGATTCTGTTGGAAATCTCATATCGTTGACAGAGCTTTTGGCTTACAACAGCGGAATTAAAGAACTCCCTTCCACCATTGGTTCTTTATCCTATCTGAGGACGTTATCAGTTGGAAACAGTAAACATCTCTGTAAATTGCCTGACTCAATTAAAACTCTGGCCTCAATTATTGAACTTGAATTAGATAGAACACCTATCAGATATCTTCCAGATCAAATTGGAGACATGAAACAGCTAAGGAAGCTTGATATTGGGAATTGCAACAATCTTGAATCATTACCAGAATCCATTGGCCTCCTAGGATCTCTTACTACACTCAACATTTTCAATGGAAATATCAAAGAATTACCGGCATCAATTGGATCATTGGAAAATCTTGTTACCTTAACATTGAACAAATGTAGAATGCTTAAACAGCTCCCGGCTTCTATAGGAAACTTGAAATCTCTATGTCACTTAAAGATGGAGGAAACAGCTATGTCAGACTTGCCTGAAAGTTTCGATACGCTCTCAAGCTTGAGATCATTGAGAATGGCAAAGAAGCCTAATTTAGTTCCCATATCTCTGGAGAACACTGGCTCTTTTGTGATACCGCCTTCTTTCTGTAAACTGACCCTGCTATATGAGTTCGATGCCCGTGCCTGGGGTTTGTCTGGTAAAATTCCTGATGAATTCGAGAAGCTATCATTAATAGAGACTTTAAAATTGGGCCACAACAATTTCCACAGCCTTCCTTCCAGTTTGAAAGGTCTTTCCTTTCTCAAGAAACTCGAACTGCAAAATTGTACGGAGCTAACTTCCCTCCCCTCACTTCCTTCAAGCTTGATCGAGCTAAACGCTGATAATTGCTACGCATTAGAAACTATACACGACATATCAAATTTAGAGAGTTTGGAAGAGTTGAAACTCACAAACTGTGGGAAAGTGGTAGATATTCCAGGTCTTGAATGCTTGAAGTCCTTGAGAAGATTGTTCCTTAGTGGTTGCAGTGCATGCTCCTCCAAAGCACGCAAAAGTCTTTCAAAG GTTGCACTGAGAAATCTTCAGAACTTAGGCATGCCAGGAACCAAGTTACCTGAATGGTTTTCTGGAGAAACTGTCAGCTTTTCCAAGCGCAAAAATCTTGAGCTAACAAGTGTAGTTGTAGGTGTTATTTTCTCAATTAACCATAACAATAAGAATATTCAAACACCAGGAGTGGTTGATGTTCAAGCAAATGTTGTCAAATCAGGCAAACAAATTTTTAGTGCAGGGCTAAACATATGGGGAGTGCCAAGGACAGATGAACCACACATACACTTGCAAAGGTTTCATGATTACCATCCATTGGTAGCCTTTTTAAAAGATGCTGATACAGTTAGTGTGACAAAGAGGAGTCCTCCTTTTGATGAGAGGTTGGAATTGATAAAATGTGGAATTCATTTAATCTTTGAAGGGGACGATGATTATGAGGGAGACGAAGAGTCGTTGGACAAAGGCTTACAATCTATCTCAGAAAGGATGGCCAAATTTTTTAACACTTGTGATGAAGGTATTGTTGCCACTGAGAGTGAAGATGAATTGCAGCATGAAAAAGAAGAGCCTCGAACTAGATTACTTGGTGTCAAAGGCAATTCCATTGTTCTCTTCCTGTTTAATCTATTCTTTGTGCTGTTGGGTTGGTTTTGGTTGAGGTGTATGTCAAGTGATCAAGAAGAGCATTTAACTTGA
- the LOC127075177 gene encoding phosphatidylinositol N-acetylglucosaminyltransferase subunit C, whose translation MDLGLGGSNSSPPRPKWRKVAYGGMQPGYNDNHTDETFLEGMVMNASVVKRDMLKVMLDSVSISEYLCIVALVVLVWTYTLSSSLDENSLLLIDLSLLVSGFLILLFTQEMLSLTLLLHYALNISFFITGLYVLAPIYQTLTRSISSDSIWAVTVSLLILHLFLHDYSESTVKAPGVLKNPALTSCISVNASVVASVFIASRLPSRLHVFAIMLFSLQVFLFAPLVTYCIKKYSFCLHLCFSISLMVLTLSFVYTLHRFLFVLLLSLLVFVNLVCPYWLIRIQEYKFEINGPWDEAKLCFDITD comes from the coding sequence ATGGATCTTGGCTTGGGTGGTAGCAACTCTTCTCCGCCTCGGCCCAAATGGAGAAAAGTGGCCTATGGCGGTATGCAACCTGGATATAATGACAATCATACCGATGAAACATTCCTTGAAGGAATGGTCATGAATGCCAGTGTTGTAAAAAGGGACATGCTAAAGGTGATGCTTGACTCAGTTTCCATTTCCGAATATTTATGCATTGTTGCTCTTGTTGTCTTGGTCTGGACGTATACACTTTCGTCCTCTCTTGATGAAAATTCTCTCTTGTTAATTGATCTAAGTCTTCTTGTTTCCGGTTTTCTAATTCTCCTTTTTACTCAAGAAATGCTTTCACttactcttctccttcattaTGCCCTTAATATCTCATTTTTTATAACCGGTTTATATGTTTTGGCTCCTATCTATCAAACTCTTACAAGGTCCATCAGTTCTGATTCCATTTGGGCAGTAACTGTATCGCTTCTCATACTTCACCTTTTCCTGCACGACTATTCAGAATCCACTGTCAAAGCCCCAGGGGTTCTGAAGAATCCTGCATTAACCAGTTGTATATCCGTAAATGCTTCTGTAGTCGCCTCCGTTTTTATTGCTTCTCGTCTTCCATCAAGACTACATGTGTTTGCCATCATGTTATTCTCGTTACAGGTTTTCCTTTTTGCTCCACTGGTTACATACTGTATTAAAAAATATTCCTTTTGCTTGCACCTATGCTTTTCTATTAGTTTGATGGTCCTGACATTAAGTTTTGTGTACACACTGCATCGATTTCTATTTGTGTTGCTACTTAGTTTGTTGGTTTTTGTGAACTTGGTATGTCCTTATTGGCTTATAAGGATTCAGGagtacaagtttgaaatcaatgGACCTTGGGATGAGGCTAAGCTTTGTTTTGATATTACAGACTGA
- the LOC127075176 gene encoding disease resistance protein RPV1 isoform X1, producing MSLSSSSPAGKEFRLRWDVFLSFRGGDTRECFTKKLYESLHSEGVRVFMDDEGLDRGDRIDTTLLQAIDDSAASIVIISTNYADSHWCLDELVRIFESKRLVIPVFYEVDPSHVRKQSTPFEKGFTDLENRFDNLKVSKWRDAMKQLGGLAGFVFTNSYEGGHEKLIRLLVKRVLKELSNTPMLVADFLVGLNKRVDNVMDLLQLQSNTVKVLGLYGMGGVGKTTLAKTLFNSLVGCFERRCFVPNVRHSSSKEDGLLSLQSNIIKDLSSQKGTRSFMGDVNAGISTIKRIVHENRVLLVLDDVDNVNQLDTLIGKREWFYKGSCIIITTRDTTALPEKHVNLLYEVRELNDEEALQLFSYHALKKKDPPPAFLDLSEKIVSLTGRMPLALEVFGCFLCERRRVEEWEDAIEKLRTIRPGNLHDVLKISYDGLDEQEKCIFLDIACFFLQTEMKRGDVIDILRGCGFRGEIAMTILVQKCLIKIRHDNTLWMHDQIRDMGRQIVMDENHVDPGMRTRLWDRAEIMSVLKSNKGTRCIQGIVLDFKKRSIIVAEKFNEVILDTKSFEPMVTLRLLQINNLSLEGKFLPDELKWLQWQGCPLECIPLDTLPRELTVLDLSNAEKIKSLRGLESHNKQVPENLMVIKLSDCYRLAAIPDLSRCLRLEKIMLDSCISLKRIHESVGSLTTLRNLNLRRCENITELPSDVSGLKHLESLILSNCTKLKVLPESIGMLKSLKTLEADDTAIVKLPESIFRLTKLERLVLDSCSYLRRLPNCIGKLCSLQELSLNKLGLQELPETVGSLKNLEKLSLISCASLTQLPDSVGNLISLTELLAYNSGIKELPSTIGSLSYLRTLSVGNSKHLCKLPDSIKTLASIIELELDRTPIRYLPDQIGDMKQLRKLDIGNCNNLESLPESIGLLGSLTTLNIFNGNIKELPASIGSLENLVTLTLNKCRMLKQLPASIGNLKSLCHLKMEETAMSDLPESFDTLSSLRSLRMAKKPNLVPISLENTGSFVIPPSFCKLTLLYEFDARAWGLSGKIPDEFEKLSLIETLKLGHNNFHSLPSSLKGLSFLKKLELQNCTELTSLPSLPSSLIELNADNCYALETIHDISNLESLEELKLTNCGKVVDIPGLECLKSLRRLFLSGCSACSSKARKSLSKVALRNLQNLGMPGTKLPEWFSGETVSFSKRKNLELTSVVVGVIFSINHNNKNIQTPGVVDVQANVVKSGKQIFSAGLNIWGVPRTDEPHIHLQRFHDYHPLVAFLKDADTVSVTKRSPPFDERLELIKCGIHLIFEGDDDYEGDEESLDKGLQSISERMAKFFNTCDEGIVATESEDELQHEKEEPRTRLLGVKGNSIVLFLFNLFFVLLGWFWLRCMSSDQEEHLT from the exons ATGTCGTTGTCGTCTTCTTCGCCGGCTGGAAAAGAATTCAGGCTTCGTTGGGACGTGTTTTTGAGTTTCAGAGGTGGAGATACACGCGAATGCTTCACCAAAAAACTATATGAATCTCTCCACAGTGAAGGAGTTCGTGTTTTCATGGACGACGAGGGTTTGGACCGTGGGGATCGCATAGATACCACACTTCTTCAAGCCATTGATGACTCTGCTGCCTCCATTGTTATTATCTCTACTAATTACGCTGACTCTCATTGGTGTCTTGATGAACTTGTCAGGATTTTTGAATCTAAGAGGCTTGTTATTCCCGTTTTCTACGAAGTTGATCCTTCTCATGTTCGTAAACAGTCCACTCCTTTTGAAAAAGGTTTTACTGATCTTGAAAACAGGTTTGATAATCTTAAGGTTTCCAAGTGGAGAGATGCTATGAAACAACTTGGTGGACTTGCTGGCTTTGTTTTCACAAACAG TTACGAAGGCGGGCATGAGAAACTGATACGCCTTTTGGTGAAAAGGGTTTTGAAGGAGTTGAGTAATACTCCAATGCTTGTCGCTGACTTTCTAGTTGGACTCAATAAACGTGTTGACAACGTGATGGATCTGTTACAACTTCAATCCAACACTGTCAAGGTTTTAGGGTTGTATGGGATGGGTGGTGTTGGTAAGACAACACTCGCCAAGACACTTTTCAATAGTCTCGTTGGTTGTTTTGAGCGTAGATGCTTCGTTCCAAATGTGAGACACTCCTCGTCTAAAGAGGATGGTTTGCTTTCTCTTCAAAGCAATATCATTAAAGATCTTTCTTCTCAAAAAGGGACTCGGAGTTTTATGGGTGATGTCAATGCTGGTATTTCTACTATCAAAAGAATAGTTCATGAGAATCGGGTTCTGCTAGTGTTGGATGATGTTGATAATGTAAACCAGCTTGATACTTTGATTGGTAAAAGGGAATGGTTTTACAAAGGAAGCTGTATCATAATTACAACAAGGGACACAACTGCTTTGCCTGAAAAACATGTCAATCTGTTGTATGAAGTCAGAGAATTGAATGATGAAGAAGCTCTACAGTTATTCAGTTACCATGCTTTGAAGAAAAAGGACCCTCCGCCAGCTTTTCTGGATCTTTCAGAGAAAATCGTGTCTCTTACCGGAAGAATGCCATTGGCTTTGGAAGTGTTCGGTTGCTTTCTGTGCGAGAGAAGGAGGGTGGAGGAATGGGAGGATGCTATCGAGAAGCTGAGAACGATTCGGCCCGGGAATCTTCACGATGTGTTGAAGATAAGTTATGATGGGTTGGATGAACAAGAGAAGTGTATATTCCTTGATATTGCCTGTTTCTTTCTTCAAACGGAAATGAAGCGCGGTGATGTGATTGATATATTGAGAGGCTGTGGTTTTAGAGGAGAGATAGCTATGACGATACTTGTACAGAAATGCTTAATCAAAATAAGACATGACAACACCTTGTGGATGCATGATCAAATTAGAGATATGGGAAGGCAGATTGTTATGGATGAAAACCATGTTGATCCCGGGATGCGTACTAGATTGTGGGATCGTGCGGAAATCATGTCCGTTTTGAAGAGTAACAAG GGAACAAGATGCATACAAGGAATTGTACTAGACTTCAAGAAACGATCAATAATTGTAGCAGAGAAATTTAACGAGGTTATACTTGATACAAAATCCTTTGAACCAATGGTTACCTTAAGATTGCTTCAGATCAATAATCTGAGTTTGGAAGGAAAGTTTCTTCCAGATGAACTGAAATGGCTACAATGGCAAGGATGTCCTTTGGAATGCATTCCTTTGGACACATTACCACGTGAGCTGACTGTCCTTGATCTCTCAAATGCCGAGAAAATTAAAAGCTTGAGGGGATTGGAAAGTCACAACAAG CAGGTACCAGAGAACCTAATGGTCATTAAACTCTCCGACTGCTACCGACTTGCTGCTATCCCTGATTTATCTAGGTGTCTCAGGCTGGAGAAAATAATGTTGGATAGCTGCATTAGTCTAAAAAGGATTCATGAATCAGTTGGCAGTTTGACTACCTTGCGTAATTTGAACTTGAGGCGTTGTGAAAACATCACTGAGCTTCCCAGTGATGTATCTGGGCTGAAACATCTGGAGAGCCTTATTCTTTCTAATTGCACCAAGTTAAAAGTATTACCAGAAAGCATAGGCATGCTTAAATCACTGAAAACACTTGAGGCTGATGACACTGCTATAGTAAAGTTGCCCGAGTCCATTTTTCGCTTGACCAAACTCGAACGACTTGTTTTAGACAGTTGCTCATATTTGAGAAGACTGCCAAACTGCATTGGAAAACTATGTTCTTTGCAAGAATTATCTCTTAATAAATTAGGTTTACAAGAATTACCCGAAACTGTAGGATCCTTGAAAAATCTCGAGAAGTTAAGTTTGATTTCGTGTGCATCTCTCACTCAATTGCCAGATTCTGTTGGAAATCTCATATCGTTGACAGAGCTTTTGGCTTACAACAGCGGAATTAAAGAACTCCCTTCCACCATTGGTTCTTTATCCTATCTGAGGACGTTATCAGTTGGAAACAGTAAACATCTCTGTAAATTGCCTGACTCAATTAAAACTCTGGCCTCAATTATTGAACTTGAATTAGATAGAACACCTATCAGATATCTTCCAGATCAAATTGGAGACATGAAACAGCTAAGGAAGCTTGATATTGGGAATTGCAACAATCTTGAATCATTACCAGAATCCATTGGCCTCCTAGGATCTCTTACTACACTCAACATTTTCAATGGAAATATCAAAGAATTACCGGCATCAATTGGATCATTGGAAAATCTTGTTACCTTAACATTGAACAAATGTAGAATGCTTAAACAGCTCCCGGCTTCTATAGGAAACTTGAAATCTCTATGTCACTTAAAGATGGAGGAAACAGCTATGTCAGACTTGCCTGAAAGTTTCGATACGCTCTCAAGCTTGAGATCATTGAGAATGGCAAAGAAGCCTAATTTAGTTCCCATATCTCTGGAGAACACTGGCTCTTTTGTGATACCGCCTTCTTTCTGTAAACTGACCCTGCTATATGAGTTCGATGCCCGTGCCTGGGGTTTGTCTGGTAAAATTCCTGATGAATTCGAGAAGCTATCATTAATAGAGACTTTAAAATTGGGCCACAACAATTTCCACAGCCTTCCTTCCAGTTTGAAAGGTCTTTCCTTTCTCAAGAAACTCGAACTGCAAAATTGTACGGAGCTAACTTCCCTCCCCTCACTTCCTTCAAGCTTGATCGAGCTAAACGCTGATAATTGCTACGCATTAGAAACTATACACGACATATCAAATTTAGAGAGTTTGGAAGAGTTGAAACTCACAAACTGTGGGAAAGTGGTAGATATTCCAGGTCTTGAATGCTTGAAGTCCTTGAGAAGATTGTTCCTTAGTGGTTGCAGTGCATGCTCCTCCAAAGCACGCAAAAGTCTTTCAAAG GTTGCACTGAGAAATCTTCAGAACTTAGGCATGCCAGGAACCAAGTTACCTGAATGGTTTTCTGGAGAAACTGTCAGCTTTTCCAAGCGCAAAAATCTTGAGCTAACAAGTGTAGTTGTAGGTGTTATTTTCTCAATTAACCATAACAATAAGAATATTCAAACACCAGGAGTGGTTGATGTTCAAGCAAATGTTGTCAAATCAGGCAAACAAATTTTTAGTGCAGGGCTAAACATATGGGGAGTGCCAAGGACAGATGAACCACACATACACTTGCAAAGGTTTCATGATTACCATCCATTGGTAGCCTTTTTAAAAGATGCTGATACAGTTAGTGTGACAAAGAGGAGTCCTCCTTTTGATGAGAGGTTGGAATTGATAAAATGTGGAATTCATTTAATCTTTGAAGGGGACGATGATTATGAGGGAGACGAAGAGTCGTTGGACAAAGGCTTACAATCTATCTCAGAAAGGATGGCCAAATTTTTTAACACTTGTGATGAAGGTATTGTTGCCACTGAGAGTGAAGATGAATTGCAGCATGAAAAAGAAGAGCCTCGAACTAGATTACTTGGTGTCAAAGGCAATTCCATTGTTCTCTTCCTGTTTAATCTATTCTTTGTGCTGTTGGGTTGGTTTTGGTTGAGGTGTATGTCAAGTGATCAAGAAGAGCATTTAACTTGA